From bacterium, the proteins below share one genomic window:
- the glp gene encoding gephyrin-like molybdotransferase Glp: MISFEEAKTKILETVVTVKETDEIKIVASLNRILAVDIIAPFDIPSHNDSAMDGYAIQYEDISEIAPSRLKVIGELPAGGYFDKKIEEGQAVRIMTGATLPEGADTVVIQEVTGQEGEWVTIPPKAAKKWANIRFQGEDIKQGNLILDKGTWIKPQEMGMLAAMGYTTINAFRKLTVAIASTGDELLLPGEKRPSGKKYDSNRYTLMGLLTQLGVEIIDLSIIRDDKDVLKKKFAQASNKADAIITSGGVSVGQYDLVKEVVNELGNLEFWQVNVKPGKPVSFGKIGNCYFFGLPGNPVSVMVSFIKFVRCALLKMAGYKDYDKIIQFKAKAKFQRTKKDNRTEFLRGILSQGKDGWEVTTTGPQGSGILSSMLVANCLMMILPEQNEIREGDEVWVEPFRMGY, from the coding sequence TTGATTTCATTTGAAGAGGCAAAAACAAAAATACTGGAAACTGTTGTGACGGTTAAAGAAACTGATGAAATTAAGATTGTCGCATCATTAAATCGAATTCTTGCCGTAGATATAATCGCTCCTTTTGATATTCCATCTCATAATGATTCAGCAATGGATGGTTATGCCATTCAATACGAGGATATTAGTGAAATAGCCCCCTCAAGATTAAAGGTAATTGGTGAGTTACCCGCAGGAGGGTATTTTGATAAAAAGATTGAAGAGGGACAAGCAGTTAGGATTATGACAGGTGCTACCCTCCCTGAAGGAGCCGATACAGTCGTTATTCAAGAAGTGACAGGTCAGGAAGGTGAGTGGGTAACTATTCCCCCAAAAGCCGCTAAAAAATGGGCTAATATCCGATTTCAAGGTGAAGATATTAAACAGGGTAACCTGATATTAGACAAAGGTACCTGGATTAAACCACAAGAAATGGGGATGTTAGCCGCAATGGGATATACAACTATAAATGCCTTTAGAAAATTAACGGTTGCCATTGCTTCCACCGGCGATGAACTCCTTCTGCCTGGAGAAAAACGACCATCAGGCAAAAAATACGATAGCAATCGATACACTTTAATGGGATTACTAACACAATTGGGGGTAGAAATAATTGATCTAAGCATTATCAGAGATGATAAAGATGTTTTAAAGAAGAAATTCGCCCAGGCAAGTAATAAAGCAGATGCTATCATTACCTCTGGTGGTGTTTCGGTAGGCCAGTATGATTTAGTAAAAGAAGTAGTAAATGAATTGGGTAATCTGGAATTCTGGCAGGTGAATGTAAAACCAGGAAAACCTGTTTCATTTGGCAAGATTGGTAATTGTTACTTCTTTGGTTTGCCGGGTAATCCTGTTTCGGTAATGGTGAGTTTTATTAAATTTGTCCGATGTGCCCTTTTGAAAATGGCTGGTTATAAAGATTATGATAAAATTATCCAGTTTAAAGCTAAGGCTAAATTTCAAAGGACTAAAAAGGATAATCGAACAGAATTTCTAAGGGGGATACTTTCGCAAGGAAAAGATGGCTGGGAAGTGACCACAACCGGTCCTCAAGGTTCTGGGATACTTTCTTCCATGTTAGTGGCTAATTGCTTGATGATGATTTTACCAGAGCAAAATGAAATTAGAGAAGGAGATGAGGTGTGGGTCGAACCATTTAGAATGGGGTATTAA